A stretch of DNA from Bacillus sp. NP157:
GCACTTCTCCGTATCGATCGCCCTCGTCGAGAAGGGTGAGCCGGTCTACGGCGTGGTCTTCGACCCCCTGCGCGACGAGCTGTTCACCGCGAGCAAGGGCGACGGTGCCTACCTCAACGACCGCCGCATCCGCGTGGGCCGTCGCGAGGGGATCGCCGGCGCGCTGCTCGGCACGGGCTACCCGTACCGCGTGCGCAACCATCTCGAATCGCAGCTGTCGATGACCAGCGCCCTGCTGAAGGAAGCCGAGGACATCCGCCGCATGGGTTCGGCGGCCCTCGACCTGGCCTACGTCGCGGCCGGCCGTCTCGACGGTTATTTCGAGCCCGGCCTGCAGGTGTGGGACATGGCCGCAGGCGCCCTGCTGGTGCGCGAGGCAGGCGGTGTCTACAACGACTTCGGCGGCCGCGAAGGCTTGCCGGAAAGCGGCAACATCATCGCCGGCAACCACAAGATCGCCGCCGCGATGACCGAGGTCATCGGCGCCAACGCGACCCCGCGCCTCCTCGGCACCGACGCCTGACCTAGGCTGGGTGGGCGCCTAGGCGCCCGCCCGCTCAGGGCAGCAGCGTGCGAAGGAACGGGATGGTGACCCGGCGCTGCGCCGCGAGGGTCGCGCGATCCAGCGTGTCCAGCAGGTCCAGCAACGCCCCGAGGTCGCGCGCATGATGCGCGAAGAGCCAGTCCAGCACCGGCTCATCCAGCTCGATGCCCCGGCTCGCCGCCTGCTCACGCAACACCTGCCGCCGCTCGCCGTCGGCAAGCGGCTTCAACACCGCCTGCGTCAGCGAACCCAGGCGTGAACGCAGGTCCGGCAAGCC
This window harbors:
- a CDS encoding inositol monophosphatase, with protein sequence MPRPAVNVAARAARSAGNIILRYMNRIEGLSVVEKQRMDFASEVDRLAEAEIVKELRRAYPTHAILGEETGQIGKGPLMWVIDPLDGTHNYLRGIPHFSVSIALVEKGEPVYGVVFDPLRDELFTASKGDGAYLNDRRIRVGRREGIAGALLGTGYPYRVRNHLESQLSMTSALLKEAEDIRRMGSAALDLAYVAAGRLDGYFEPGLQVWDMAAGALLVREAGGVYNDFGGREGLPESGNIIAGNHKIAAAMTEVIGANATPRLLGTDA